The Melanotaenia boesemani isolate fMelBoe1 chromosome 3, fMelBoe1.pri, whole genome shotgun sequence genome contains the following window.
TAAAATTGAGGGCTCTGGCAGTGTGATGTCAACAGCCTGTGGAACACCAGGATATGTTGGTAAAGAAATCAGATGCTATCTGAAAGTAGAATTCTGCTTTTTATTACCTGTTTTAcactaaggaaaccaacagtCCGTTAggctattattttttatgaattggtttgTATGAATACTGATTGGAACACAATGGGCTTGAATTAATTTTGCTGTAAAATGCTCTGACGTTGTGAGTTGGCACTACAGAAATAAAGTTGgaatgaatttaattaaatttatatgtCAGGGAACATGATGGTACATACAGTACCACAGCTTCTTTAGTAAAAGGTAATGGAAAAGCATGTACAACAGCATATTTTACAAAGGAAAGCATGAGCTATGTTTAACATATCATGAAGCGTCTTGTCTTAGACAGCTGTATTTTGTGTAATGACTTATTCTCTTGTCTGCTCTCTTTAAGCCCCTGAAGTGTTGGCACAGAAACCTTACAGCAAGGCGGTGGACTGCTGGTCCATTGGTGTCATTTCATATATTCTGTGAGTGCATCTTTAAGAGATGGAAGTAGTCTTAGAAAAGATGAAGACACTTATGTCTTACAAATTCTGCACATATTCCAGTTGATTACAACCCCATTTTCCAAAAGTTGGGctctttgtgtaaaatgtaaattgcACAGATAAATAATGTGGTGATATTGAAATAATTGAAACCATGTGTTTTATCAAAATATCACACACATAGTTTATCTACTTGTGAAAGGCTCGGCTTCTCAGGAGAGGTCTTGTTGAGCCTAATCAAGTTCCACCAAATGTTTTTGAtgcatttcacaactttttcactGTTGTTGCTATTTTcccaatttctttaaaaatgtgttgcatgcatcaaatgtaaaatgagcttatattttttgtgtatgtCAGGTTGTGTGGATATCCTCCGTTCTATGATGAGAATGATGCCAAACTGTTTGAACAGATCCTGAAAGCAGAGTACGAGTTTGATTCTCCTTATTGGGATGATATCTCTGATTCAGGTAGTGTGCATATCACATTATATTTCCTCCGGCCTGCCCTTAAGCTTTAAGTTGGGCTTTTAttatgaatacatttttaaagctaTAAAAATAGCTGAAATTCTTAAGATAATGAATACCTTTTACTCTACTTCACAAGTCTTCTCCAGCTCTCTAGAAAAATGAATTGTCATAAGAACGTTTGTCTGAAATATGCAGGTCCTCTCGTTCAACAAGGCGAAGCCTCCAACACTGAATCCTGCTTTTAAGTTTCCACTCAGCTACCAGAAGATTTCTTACTTTTACAAGTCCTTTGGGCTAGACAAAGACCACCTCTTTCTCACTAAAAAAGAGTGATGATTTAAGTTTTCCAAGTAGTTTACGTTCCAAACATTTAACCCAATATTTAAAAGCAGTAATCATGTGCCAACTTCCCCCCTCCCAGTCTCTTGTTTCCTTGCCCAGTCTAACTATTATCAAGttatataattatttagttataatgttcatttaaatgtaatgttctggcataaaatactgtaatgctaaaatattattaatttgaTAAACTTACTGTAGCATTACAAAGATCTTATTAAAGCTTTGCATGGGTATATATAGATGAACATttgagttttaaaaacatttttaatctttcttctctCATTAAAGCTAAAGACTTTATTATGCATCTCATGGAGAAAGACCCAAACATACGTTACACCTGTGACCAGGCTCTGCAGCACCCGTGGTATGCGCTCATCATGGTTGTGAATTAAATTCCTGTTGTTCTATTGTTGTAAAACCCCCAATGTGTCAGTTTCATTGTTTACTTTCTTCCCCAAGATGAGACTACTGTGATCTCCtgttatattttttctcttttgctaaCTGTGACTTTACAATTTGTGCccactgcaaacacacacaaaaaatatctTTCTGTTAGGATTGCTGGGGATACCGCCCTGGACAAGAACATCCATGAGTCTGTCAGTGCTCAGATCAAGAAGAATTTTGCAAAGAGCAAGTGGAAGGTAAGTCAGACTCTTataaagagcttttttttttatacagtaaaTGGGGAGAGAGGTGGGGGGCAGCTCAGGTCCTAGTTGGTTTTGACTGACCAGCTACAGCGtagtgcattttattttagtgttaGTTGTTAAATGTATCTGTGGCTTTTTCTGCAGCAAGCATTCAACGCCACTGCTGTGATTCGTCACATGAGGCGTCTCCAGCTGAGCACAGGTAGTGAAGGACCCAACCCCACATTGCCCAGTCCGTGCCGAGCTCACCTGCTGATGCCAGAAAAAGATGGAGGTACCAGTCTCACTTTgagttttaagtttattttttaatctcaaagaaaatgaaaacttattgctgttttgtctctgtCAGAAGATTGTTGTGAGGGCGGGTGCTCCCAAAACGTTGATGGAGGAGCAGACCCTCTGTCCAGCTGCACCTACCGCTGCCACCCAACCAGCAGTGTGTGATTCAGAACCCCCTTCATGTACCTGTCTTTCAATCCTAAGTCACTTTCCAATTTTAACCCCCTCGGTGGAACCAGCGGCACCATCTCCCCCCTTGTCTGGCTAGGAATACAGCGTCATTCCAACCTGTTGCCTGCAGGGGGAGCAAGCCTGTCAAGCCTGAGAGGGAAGATCTAAAAAGGGTTGAGAAGGGGGTGGAGGGAGACTTGATGTCAATGAGGATGATGCACCAGAGCGGATCATTTTTAGGATAAGTTGAAATGGATACCAAGGAAGGAGGGGAAGACTACCTCCCCCACCTTCTTATAGGGGGGATTGTTTTTGCAGGAACAGGACGGAGCTTGttggacatgtttttttttgtagttttttttttcaacttgtctctctgttaaattgttttgtatatctttgtgttgttttatgaaCCTCCTACTTTTAGATTCTGGAGTGTAAagccaaaaataattttaaaaaagtatctGCATGACTAGGAGAGAATTTCCCATCGCATGTTTTATCTTAAAAACGCACTGTTAAGCAGACTTGCAGTGTCACAGTACATCAGAACAATGCAGAATTTTTTATATGCTTTAGTGAAAAAAGTGAGTCAAATCTTGTGATTTTACAGATTTGCTTTCTATGTCTTTAAGTTATGCTTTTAGACAATCAGTGGCAGAATAGTTTACCCAACAAAAACTCAATTTATTTGTGTAGCCTTTCTTGTGGCATTACAGTGTTTTCATGCAGTGGTTTGGCTTTTTGGGAGGAAATGGCTTcccctttctctttctttccaacTCAAAACCTCTTTaacaggagattttttttttgtctaaggTGCCTTTAGGATATCCTTATGATGGAGTTATTGGTGATAGGTAGTTTctataaaaaacaatcaaacaaaaaccttttcttcctcctacacttttttgtttgtgtcacaTGTAACTTAAACTGAAATCTTTAAGCCTGTTTACTCcttgaaattaataaaaaaatgaaaattctaACAGAAAATAGCATCAGTATTTAGATGTGAATTGGAGaatcaaatataattttaacaCTTCAGTGGAGAGCTTCAGGTTAGTATTTATAAACATCAGCATCCCAGGCTCTCTGAggctggaacaaaaaaaaaagagaaagaaaagaaaatgaatatgCATCTGTCATCTTGTACTGTGCTGCTGTGCTGGTGCTTTCTGTTGTCACAGCGCTCCCTTTAAGCATATTCCTGTCACATACAGCCTTTGtagattataaaaaacaaaataaacaaaccttgATTGAAGACTTGGATGTGCATCAGACTGACTCACCATCTTACTCTACACTGTCTGTGTATGTATGCACCAAGTTTATATTCatcatgttattatttttatttggcaCCCTTTAGAAATGTGACATAGACAAACACACTCTGgtgtcttgtcttttttttcaaagtcttttaaagtaaatttaataACTTGCTCTTAGTGCTGTATACCACACTTATTGTATCAGATATAGAACGGCTTTATACGAAATGACTTCTTATAATGTGTTCTTCATGATCTGGACTTGTTGCAATCACATGGCTCAAAGGTTCAAGAGGCAGTGAAAATAAGGATCTTCCACTGACATGAACTTCTCTCATCCTCTGATCTGTTGAAATAATTACAGTTCATATTTAGGCTCCTTCTCTCTCGTTTATGACAATGTTTGCTTCTGTCTGGTTATGATTCGAATTGGATTGAACTTACTATTTAGTAAATTAGATGACTACAATGAGATGAGTTCTTGTGAAAGATTCAGTCAAAGAGATTTAACCAGTAATAAATTTTATTACTCTAATTCCTAATCCTGTCATGCAGATGAGTGAAGAGCAGCAGAAAAAAGCTTGGTTGTGCTGCTTCAGAAACTATTTTTGAGCTTTACTGTGCATTTTGTTGGGTAATTGGTGTGTTGTGTCTGGACATTGATGGACGTGTTGACTTCAAAtcataaagcacatttaagattttttccagatataattaaaagtttttattttttgaatttCTGTCACAGGGAACATAAAAGCAGCAAAAGCCTAATCCGATTTTATCAGCAGATTTAAAACTGATGATAATAACAGTTGTAGCACTTTTGATTAATTCCCTAAATTGTTCTTTCACTCAAATTGATCTTCTGTCATAAAATTTGATCATATATGTaagcatattttatattttctttactgaTTCAGTGCATTTTAAgccaaaagttaaaaatatgaaatgttaCCCTTAAACCTGTacaaaataaatctaatattGAAGTAGAGGTTTGTAATAATTATTTAGCAAAGACTatgaaaaaatgttcttttttggttttgtgcTGACACAGACAACATTTATACATTCCACAGCAGCCGTGATGCTGACATACAAAACCATATCTCATTTCCTGATTACTCAGGCACCTTggaaggaaacatcaggagtGAGATTCAGGAACAGAAGACTGACCTCATCCTTAGAGGGGCTTATCcatttggtggtggtggtggtggttagACTGCTGTAGCTTTGGCATTTGAATTGATAACACATATATTCCTCTTGTAGACTTTTTACTGCCTCAGTCTAAAGGAAAAGCAACATGTATATGAATGTTTTCCCTTTGATTGCTGCTCATAATTTGCTTGTAGAGAATGATCAATGTGTGgttaaagaaaatctgttgtaCAAATTAGTATTTGTAACATAAATATGTTGCCTTTTGATAAATGCTGTTTGGGCTACAGTGTAAACTGTAAACACAGATGTAATGCACCATGAACTGTTGAAAAGTGAGTATTGCAAAGTGTAAAAGCCAGTGATTTGGAAGACTATGCTTGCTTGGAAGACATTTGTCAGTGACACATACATTAAATTTCCTTCTATGCATTAGTGGGCTGTTTGAGGtcatttgtacataaaaaacaacagcattTTTCCACCTATCGTTCATGTCGTGCACATTTAGCaacatttgctttaaaaaaaaataacattcctCATATTTTTCTTAACCAGCGTAAAGTTCTGAGCTGCTCGTCTTAAACTTGCAACAATAggaaaaatacttttctcactgtTAAAATTCTGCAGCAGTTTATCTCATGAAATGAGTTTTTGTGGCTAATAAAGTTTGTCATGGGGGTTAATTTTATATTCTGCTGCCTGAAGCCCTTTTTTGTTCTCCTAGGAATGCTGGGTAATTAAGGCTTGTGGTTTGGCTTCTGAGGAAGAACAGAGCAGAGCGCAAGAGTAGAGTCTGGTGGTTGCCTTCATTCAGGAGACAGTGGATAGAATAAAAATGATGTGGTTGAGTCAAAAACAAGGGACTGGTTCAAAAATAATGACAGGAAATTTATGTAGATTACAAGGTGGAACATGCTGAAAGATGCAGGCCGTATTAGGATGAGGAATAGTGGAAAAGTTAAACTGAGGCATGAACAAGGCTGCAAGACATTGTGCACTGTGTTAAACCGTACAAATAAAGCATGGTACCAGATAACAATAACCCCACACAATGATATCATTTATGCATGGGTGtaaattttctaaataattaaCAGCAGCAGCTTGGTATATGTCTACATTCCCTTCTAAGAATTTGGTTTCACCATGCCTGCATGGAAAGTAAAACTGAGACTTGATACAGAGATGATGTTGAGCCAAAACAACAACCATGATGACAGATCCAGCCTCACCACTTGCAAGTTGATTTGTCTCAGAGATGATGGCAATTTAAACCTTATAGAAGCACTGAAGGCATATTGCTGATGAGGAAGTCTGCAGAGATTTATGAAGCTGGATGAGGCACAAAATCATGAACACCTGCTGGAAATTTGTACCAAAAGAATCATCAAACTGTAAATACCTACTTTAAGTCGTCTTTTAGATGAAGGTTTTTAAATTAGCTACCTTTCACATCATTACTGACAAATGAGGGTGTGATACTGTGCTGCTACTCCAAGGTGACCTACTGTATGTTTAAGCATTAAGTTACTCTTCAGTAATTGTGCAGATAACTGATTAGATATTCTGGTTCTCTACAAATGACAGACAAGCTACCACTGTGTGATTTTATATGCCACTcacatggggaaaaaaaaacacaaacatcttttttaaaattgagaTTGTATTTAAAGTTACTCATTGAATTTTCAGGTATATTAGAGTGTTAAATATGGGGTTGAAATAATCAATGTTGAGTAGACGGGAAGCAAAACGCTCACTCTGTCCTCACATCTGTCAGCAGGAAGTTATTGTGCAAAAATATGTCAGTGCTTTCAGTAGGTTTGTGTACCTTTTATGTCTATGCCGTCCATCAGCATGTGTGCAGTCACTGGTGCTGAGAGGTTTTTACTAGTTATTTgaaccttttttcctttttacagtTTCCAGtaagaaaaatcaaataaatacacagtGAACCTGTTTTTCCATGAGGACATTgggaaaatgaaaagagaaatggaAAACACTGGGAAATATACAGAATTAAAAATGCCTAAATTCTGGGAAACATGCCAGCGGGATCAGGAAGACCACGTGTGCGCATGCAGTGCTGCACATGTACGGTacttattttatacattatacttattgttttcattctttaGAAAACACATTTGAGTTTATGCATAAAGATGCATGTAATATGAAGTCAAAGTCGACTAGTTAATCAAATTTGTAACCAGTGAGACATATAAATTCTGAGACATTATGCCTTTTTGAGCCAACACAGTGAAGCCTTACAGGATCAGTAATGTGTGACACCTGCCTTCTAAAAAATTGTGCTTAGACTGTCTGcgttctgaaaaacaaaacaaagttaaaaacaaaataaaattgtaaaaaaggGCTGTCCTATAACTATCCcatattattatgtatttggCTCCAAGCCATCTTTTAAGTATCAGACACAAACGTCTTTAGTCAGTTGCTGAACTCAGcacaaatgtttacaaaaatgtgagtgcaaaaaaaaaagaaaagaagaacttCTGTGGTTCCAACATCCTTTGTGGTGTTGACAAATGTTCCAATAGATGATAGATGGGCTGTTTAATCTCATGGAAACACAAGACAACAATAAACCTTGTTCTTATTCTGCAGGTTCAGTATAGCTCATGTTTTTTTGCCATATTATGTACTACAgctaaaatacaaagaatacattttgaaaataaaaagaaaacatttaaaaattgaatattttgaaaatgatttACACAATTTAGCAAATTTTTAGTCCTTGATACACCACAGTCTTCCTttctctctcaaacacacactgactgtACAGAAAAGGTCAACTCATCCATCTATAAAGCAGAGACTAACCATATGGTTTGCTTCAGGGCAGTTTTcatgatataaaaacaaaaaaaaagcaactaaacacagaaacacacatttccatCATAAGCTAATCACTTACATCATTTCCAAACATCTCACTTGCACATTTGCTTGGAATAAAGGGTCAAATAACCACAAGGATTTGTgccaaatattttctttggcccaaaacaggaaaaaacagacaaaagccATTTATGTCCAAATATGTTCCAGTTCCATTCCTCCTTCGCTCCGTATCCATGCGTTGTTGTAGAAACAAACCCAGGTTGTTTTAATCTGAATGAGTCACAGTCCCTGAGGTGCTGGAGCACAGAAGAGGGCAACAGACTTAACTACAAAGTGAGATCATCGCCCTCTTTATGCCTTAGAGAGGAGTGACGTGCAGTTTTTAAGCATTTACTTTATCAGAAATGAGTGGGAAAAGACTCATGGTTAACAGCTGGTAAACCTGTGTGTGATGTTTCTTAAAGACCTGGACTGAGTTCTGTGGGTGTTACTGAGTAAGTAAGGCAatataagtaaagtaagtaacgTAATAACTATAGGTCTTGAAAGCAAAGCACATTAGTTTGTGAAAAGTTCCAGTCCCTCAAAGTCCTGCATGACTTTGCAAAccacagtaataataatacacaGGATGAAGGGTAGGATGAAGAATGAGAGATGGAGAGTATCTGGCAGAATGTGGACAACCACTCATTTTCCACTTTTGGAAAATTCAGTCTGCAATTAGGGTCAAACAGTGCCAGAAACTTGACATGTGTCTAACTTGCATTAGTAACACATTTAATACTTGCCCTGACTTAAAGATGACAgcagatgaaaagaaaactgaagagagagggaaaaaagagaagaacagCTTAGATGGAGATGCACATCACAACACTGCATTTTTACCAAAGCACAGTGGAATTCTGGGTTGCTTCAGACCACTTTGGGAGTCAGTGTAGCTGAAAATGAGTCCATATGAATGACTATGATTACATGCTAAACTTTTCAACTAGCCATTTTTGTATGTCTTGGCATtcaaagtctttatttaaacagcaatGCCTGTAAGTGTAAAAGCAGTCAGTCTGGTTTTCTGGTCTAAATTAATTTTCCTTATTACCAAAATCATCTTGAAAAATGACCGAGaacatttttcagtgttttccatAGAAAACCCACACATCCTCTGTTTACAGTGTACACAAATGCCATGCCAGCTGTAATTTTAGAGTCATTTTATCTGTGTATAATTTATCTTCAGATGGTTGTTTTACAGAATAGGCTCATACCAAGATGTAAGAAGTGTTTTTTATAAGAGCTGCTAATTTAATTAGATCTAACATGCCCTATTAGTGAGAAGACTGAAGTTGCATTGTTCACCACAAGTTTAAGTGGTACCTTTGACCATGACCTTTTTGTGAATCTGTGAACTctttgtaaaaaatatgtttgtgtcCTGGACCGAACCAGATCCATCCCTGCCCCATGCTCCTTTCTCATCACCTGATGCTATGCATGCTTTGGAGTCCAAAGCAGCTGTATACCTCTTCTTCTCATCACTATTCATTCACAGCTCAGCTAATGAAACTTCAGCCCCACATGAAATCTGAACCCTTGAGCTCTAAAGAAAACTCCAACGTACACATACTCATATGCGGCatgcaaacaaaaaccaaagatCCAAATGGTAACATCTAGTGTCAGTTTACAAAGAACAACAGTCATCCAAGTGTGTTATACTTTTCTCTGAAAACTATGCACACTAAAAACCTCAAGTGCAGACAGTGCACAAAATAAACCTCATCTCCTAAGCAATCACTTGAAACGCAATAAACATCCGGGATGGAAAATGCGAAGTATAAACCTAAACCTCCTCAAGAGAAAGCTCTAGATATAAAAACAGATTGGCAGCACTAACAACTAACATGTGAGCTTGAACTCTTATGAGCCTTGTCAGCAACCCAGACAAAGAAAGGAATAATTACAGGAGAGAAAAGGGGGTTAAGAATGGCAGGAGGAGGGAAAGGGAGGGAAAGACAGCAGTAGCTGTAGAAAGTAAGAAACACAGATCATCCAGCTACATTAAAGTTGGGGTAAAAACAATGGAAACTTCATTCAGAAGTGTGAACCTTGACTTTTCAATGAGCTATAACTGGGCCAAGCAGATTTATTTGGAGCTATAATAATTACTGTGgccttaaagtaaaaaaaaaaagctaaacaaacaaacaacaaacattcTTTTTGACTTGCCAAGATGCTTGAACTGCATTTAGTTCCTCTCAGAGTTTAAAGACTGAGGCAAAACGCATTGTATTAAGATGTTAGGCTGGAGCAGCTTCTGAGTGCAAATACACACATCAGTCGTTTTTACTGAAACAGAAGTGGACAGACAACAGTGAAGAATCACCCGCACACAGCTGGCCAGCTGTAAAGCGATGATGAGGAAACATTTCCACTAAGATCAAAGGCGTAATTGCTGAGGTGCTGGGTGATGTACAGCCAGCCAGAGAGACAACACAGTGAGGAAGCTGCAGTCTGAAGGACAGAATATCTGGCTTACACGTGGCTGAATGTTCATAATATTGCATGTCTGAGTGTTTCAGTTTTCAATGGCTGAGCAG
Protein-coding sequences here:
- the camk1b gene encoding calcium/calmodulin-dependent protein kinase type 1 isoform X3, which encodes MPLGEDCHSWKKKTSDVKEKYDFKDTLGTGAFSEVVLAEEKRTHRLVAVKCIPKKALEGKENSIENEIAVLHKIKHPNIVSLEEIFESKSHLYLVMQLVSGGELFDRIIEKGFYTEKDASKLIKQILDAVKYLHDMGIVHRDLKPENLLYYSMEEDSKIMISDFGLSKIEGSGSVMSTACGTPGYVAPEVLAQKPYSKAVDCWSIGVISYILLCGYPPFYDENDAKLFEQILKAEYEFDSPYWDDISDSAKDFIMHLMEKDPNIRYTCDQALQHPWIAGDTALDKNIHESVSAQIKKNFAKSKWKQAFNATAVIRHMRRLQLSTGSEGPNPTLPSPCRAHLLMPEKDGEDCCEGGCSQNVDGGADPLSSCTYRCHPTSSV
- the camk1b gene encoding calcium/calmodulin-dependent protein kinase type 1 isoform X1 — encoded protein: MGNHIVSDRHNKKMPLGEDCHSWKKKTSDVKEKYDFKDTLGTGAFSEVVLAEEKRTHRLVAVKCIPKKALEGKENSIENEIAVLHKIKHPNIVSLEEIFESKSHLYLVMQLVSGGELFDRIIEKGFYTEKDASKLIKQILDAVKYLHDMGIVHRDLKPENLLYYSMEEDSKIMISDFGLSKIEGSGSVMSTACGTPGYVAPEVLAQKPYSKAVDCWSIGVISYILLCGYPPFYDENDAKLFEQILKAEYEFDSPYWDDISDSAKDFIMHLMEKDPNIRYTCDQALQHPWIAGDTALDKNIHESVSAQIKKNFAKSKWKQAFNATAVIRHMRRLQLSTGSEGPNPTLPSPCRAHLLMPEKDGEDCCEGGCSQNVDGGADPLSSCTYRCHPTSSV
- the camk1b gene encoding calcium/calmodulin-dependent protein kinase type 1 isoform X2, translated to MGNHIVSDRHNKKMPLGEDCHSWKKKTSDVKEKYDFKDTLGTGAFSEVVLAEEKRTHRLVAVKCIPKKALEGKENSIENEIAVLHKIKHPNIVSLEEIFESKSHLYLVMQLVSGGELFDRIIEKGFYTEKDASKLIKQILDAVKYLHDMGIVHRDLKPENLLYYSMEEDSKIMISDFGLSKIEGSGSVMSTACGTPGYVAPEVLAQKPYSKAVDCWSIGVISYILLCGYPPFYDENDAKLFEQILKAEYEFDSPYWDDISDSAKDFIMHLMEKDPNIRYTCDQALQHPWIAGDTALDKNIHESVSAQIKKNFAKSKWKQAFNATAVIRHMRRLQLSTGSEGPNPTLPSPCRAHLLMPEKDGDCCEGGCSQNVDGGADPLSSCTYRCHPTSSV